One window of Dama dama isolate Ldn47 chromosome 30, ASM3311817v1, whole genome shotgun sequence genomic DNA carries:
- the LOC133049178 gene encoding hydroxyacyl-coenzyme A dehydrogenase, mitochondrial-like translates to MKQSLFLFKNGVNRTSASSSFLGSVQVASPPGLVPVAAFAFCTMAFVTRQFVRSMSSSSTAAASAKKILVKHVTVIGGGLMGAGIAQVAAATGHTVVLVDQTEDILAKSRKGIEESLRKVAKKKFAENPKGADEFVAKTLSSISTSTDTASVVHSTDLVVEAIVENLQVKNELFKRLDKFAAEHTIFASNTSSLQITSLANSTTRQDRFAGLHFFNPVPLMKLVEVIKTPMTSQKTFESLLDFSRALGKHPVACKDTPGFIVNRLLVPYLMEAVRLCERGEASKEDIDTAMKLGAGYPMGPFELLDYVGLDTTKFILDGWHEMDSKNPLFQPCPSLNKLVAEKKFGKKSGEGFYKYK, encoded by the coding sequence ATGAAACAAAGTTTATTTCTGTTCAAGAATGGAGTCAATAGGACGTCGGCTAGCAGCTCTTTCTTGGGCTCTGTGCAGGTTGCTTCTCCGCCAGGTCTCGTGCCTGTTGCTGCCTTCGCCTTCTGCACCATGGCTTTCGTAACCAGGCAGTTCGTGCGctccatgtcctcctcctccaCCGCCGCGGCCTCGGCGAAGAAAATCCTCGTCAAGCACGTGACGGTCATCGGTGGTGGGTTGATGGGCGCCGGCATTGCCCAGGTTGCTGCAGCAACTGGCCACACAGTAGTGTTGGTGGACCAAACAGAGGACATCCTGGCAAAATCTAGAAAGGGAATTGAGGAAAGTCTTCGGAAAGTGGCCAAGAAGAAGTTTGCAGAAAACCCCAAGGGTGCTGACGAGTTTGTGGCGAAGACCCTGAGCAGCATATCGACCAGCACGGATACAGCGTCCGTGGTCCACAGCACAGACTTGGTGGTGGAGGCCATCGTAGAGAATCTGCAGGTGAAGAACGAGCTGTTCAAGAGGCTGGACAAGTTTGCTGCCGAACACACAATCTTTGCCAGCAACACTTCCTCTTTGCAGATCACAAGCCTAGCCAATTCCACCACCAGACAGGACCGATTTGCCGGGCTCCATTTCTTCAACCCAGTGCCTTTGATGAAGCTTGTGGAGGTCATTAAAACACCAATGACCAGCCAGAAGACATTTGAATCTCTGCTAGACTTCAGCAGAGCCCTGGGAAAGCATCCTGTTGCCTGCAAGGACACGCCTGGGTTTATCGTGAACCGTCTTCTGGTGCCGTACCTCATGGAAGCAGTCAGGCTGTGTGAACGAGGTGAAGCATCCAAGGAAGACATTGACACTGCTATGAAGCTGGGTGCCGGGTACCCCATGGGTCCATTTGAGCTTCTCGATTATGTTGGGCTGGATACTACGAAGTTCATCCTGGATGGTTGGCATGAAATGGACTCAAAGAACCCCCTGTTTCAGCCCTGCCCATCCCTGAATAAGCTGGTAGCAGAGAAAAAGTTTGGCAAGAAGTCTGGAGAAGGATTTTACAAATACAAGTGA